One Triticum dicoccoides isolate Atlit2015 ecotype Zavitan chromosome 5B, WEW_v2.0, whole genome shotgun sequence genomic window carries:
- the LOC119308206 gene encoding transcription factor VIP1-like encodes MDPRFQLATPVPSSGGAGVRGHHRRAHSETFLRFPDTDLFLDPDGDFSFSDLDFPSLSDDSPAVSDPTPPPPPPMAASSSQTPAPRPPGGTHNRSLSLDAAFFEGLALQGGGGGGGGGHKRSGSMDGVNSPFEGESALSGGLDYAKKAMPAERIAELALLDPKRAKRILANRQSAARSKERKIKYTGELERKVQTLQTEATTLSAQLTLLQRDTSGLTTENRELKLRLQSMEEQAKLRDALNDALREEVQRLKIAAGQAPNMNGSQFNGVLQQIPSYFSQQHQRQQQQQQMAYLGGHQAQRHHPNHHQSPSNGGQSLSGLSLDDSMDFI; translated from the exons ATGGACCCGCGCTTCCAGCTGGCAACTCCGGTGCCGTCCTCCGGCGGCGCTGGTGTGCGAGGGCACCACCGGCGGGCCCATTCGGAGACGTTTCTGCGCTTCCCCGACACCGACCTCTTCCTCGACCCCGATGGAGACTTCTCCTTCTCCGACCTCGACTTCCCATCCCTCTCCGACGACTCCCCGGCGGTCTCCGACCCGACCCCGCCTCCTCCCCCGCCGATGGCGGCCAGCTCGTCCCAGACACCGGCTCCCCGTCCACCGGGCGGGACCCACAACAGGAGCCTCTCCCTTGACGCCGCCTTCTTCGAGGGCCTCGCCttgcaggggggaggaggcgggggTGGTGGTGGCCATAAGAGGAGCGGGTCCATGGATGGGGTGAACTCGCCGTTCGAAGGCGAGTCGGCGCTGTCGGGCGGGCTGGACTACGCCAAGAAGGCCATGCCGGCCGAGAGGATCGCCGAGCTAGCTCTCCTTGACCCCAAACGCGCAAAGAG GATTTTGGCAAACCGGCAGTCGGCGGCGAGGTCGAAGGAGAGGAAGATCAAGTATACCGGTGAGCTAGAGAGAAAGGTCCAGACACTGCAGACCGAGGCCACTACGCTATCAGCACAGCTTACACTTCTCCAG AGGGATACTTCTGGTTTAACTACTGAGAATAGAGAACTCAAACTTCGGTTGCAGTCCATGGAGGAGCAAGCTAAACTACGGGATG CTCTAAACGACGCTCTGCGAGAAGAAGTCCAGCGACTTAAGATAGCTGCAGGGCAAGCTCCAAACATGAATGGGAGTCAATTCAACGGCGTACTCCAGCAGATTCCATCCTATTTCTCTCAGCAACATCAgcggcagcagcaacagcaacagatGGCTTACTTAGGTGGGCACCAAGCTCAGCGTCACCATCCAAACCATCACCAGAGCCCATCGAATGGTGGCCAGTCGCTGAGTGGTCTGTCCCTAGACGACTCCATGGATTTCATTTGA